Proteins from one Sphingomonas sp. HF-S4 genomic window:
- a CDS encoding JAB domain-containing protein yields the protein MALSSAARTDRRHGDALAADRSAGERALLIALLRGGPRIDPSASAERLLDRFGSLGAIFDADGRALLAGGATLGAAQRIEAAAACARHILEYRLHERPILDSMRSLLDYLALTLSFKSLEQVRVLFLDAKLHLIRDETVSLGCIAEAPIFVRPILKRALEVGASSILVAHNHPSGDPRPSDADVESTQALERGADAIGVRLIDHLVLACGSWRSFRQQGLL from the coding sequence CTGGCCCTATCTTCAGCTGCTCGTACTGATCGGCGGCACGGTGACGCACTGGCGGCGGACCGCAGTGCTGGAGAGCGCGCGCTCCTGATCGCGCTGCTGCGCGGGGGGCCCAGGATCGATCCGAGCGCCAGTGCCGAGCGGCTGCTCGACCGGTTCGGATCGCTCGGCGCCATCTTCGACGCCGATGGCCGGGCGCTGTTGGCCGGCGGCGCAACGCTCGGCGCTGCGCAGCGCATCGAGGCGGCCGCAGCCTGCGCGCGCCATATCCTCGAATACCGGCTGCACGAGCGCCCGATCCTCGACAGCATGCGCAGCCTGCTCGACTATCTGGCGCTGACCCTGTCGTTCAAGAGCCTGGAGCAGGTGCGGGTATTGTTCCTCGACGCCAAGCTTCATCTGATCCGCGACGAGACGGTGAGCCTGGGGTGCATAGCCGAGGCGCCGATCTTCGTCCGCCCCATCCTGAAGCGCGCGCTCGAGGTCGGCGCCAGTTCGATCCTGGTGGCGCACAACCACCCGTCGGGCGATCCGCGACCCAGCGACGCCGATGTCGAATCGACCCAGGCACTCGAGCGCGGCGCCGACGCGATCGGCGTCCGGCTGATCGACCATCTCGTGCTCGCCTGCGGGAGCTGGCGGAGCTTCCGCCAGCAGGGGCTGCTCTAG
- a CDS encoding OmpW/AlkL family protein — protein MNTIRIAGMLGVMLAATPALAQDDTGIKAGDVLLRARAIVVTPNERSGDILPAFPGERVSISDSVMPEVDITWMATDNIGFELIASTTKHKADGRTGTTGSIGELASTWVLPPTLTAQYHFNPRGTVRPYVGAGVNYTIFWDEKASTGLTGAVGPTKVHMKDSFGWAAQAGIDIDLSKKFFLNLDVKYIDIDTTARLDTTAAGRQSVKLNIDPLVFGIGFGVRL, from the coding sequence ATGAATACTATCCGCATCGCAGGCATGCTCGGCGTGATGCTAGCGGCCACGCCGGCGCTGGCGCAGGACGACACCGGAATCAAGGCCGGCGACGTGCTGCTGCGCGCCCGCGCGATCGTGGTGACGCCCAACGAGCGTTCGGGCGATATCCTCCCCGCTTTTCCGGGCGAGAGGGTCAGCATCAGCGACAGCGTGATGCCCGAAGTCGACATCACCTGGATGGCGACCGACAATATCGGCTTCGAGCTGATCGCGTCGACCACCAAGCACAAGGCCGATGGCCGCACCGGCACCACCGGATCGATCGGCGAGCTCGCCTCGACCTGGGTGCTGCCGCCGACGCTGACCGCGCAATACCACTTCAACCCGCGCGGCACGGTGCGCCCCTATGTGGGCGCGGGGGTCAACTATACGATCTTCTGGGACGAGAAGGCATCGACCGGGCTGACCGGCGCGGTGGGCCCGACCAAGGTCCATATGAAGGACAGCTTCGGCTGGGCGGCGCAGGCCGGGATCGACATCGACCTGTCGAAGAAGTTCTTCCTCAACCTCGACGTCAAGTACATCGACATCGACACCACCGCGCGGCTCGACACCACCGCGGCCGGCCGCCAGTCGGTCAAGCTCAACATCGACCCGCTGGTGTTCGGCATCGGCTTCGGCGTCCGACTCTGA
- a CDS encoding TonB-dependent receptor, protein MNPSVRRSRSAFAIAATAFVVPAAHAQEAAPEVPGDIVVTAQRREQKLQEVPAAVTALVAAEIDDADIRSLDRIGAYVPNLYLARNFGTTSGALVFLRGVGEGDSIFTNDPPVGVYVDDVILPRATGALLDLIDVERLEVLRGPQGTLYGRNTSGGALKVVTRRPSFDRVGGVADLTLGTYRRVDARATLNLPLASDLAVRVSGISRNQRGWGRNLTDNAVVNGQSLHGGRIALLWEPSATLSIFATADKSIERSTPRFPQQFLADPAAPGRFTNDFATPGGDIDHFRSADTDPLNKTDTGGAMLRADLALGGATLSSITGYRSLRSRIGFDQTANAPGVGSNVILLQDQKQHSISQELQLAGSAFSGRVDLLAGLFYFNEHNAQLTAVSFASPAGTSGRFVTDDFFVAPSRGASPTGNWSPYRPMLDTDSVSAFASATARIGAHASVTAGLRYTDERKRYDVRFLTTPDTVLVLPDGRRAERLLSKRWNDLSPRLAADYRLEGQGWQALVYASAAKGFRSGSFDGRARNIDFVLNRQGAIAPESVWSYEGGIKSDWWGRRLTINLAYFVNDYTDIAFSAARANSSPPEIFRQNVGDARIQGLEAEWSLRPLSGIEVGGWVATLDDRFTRLKSSPGCTAFVRDERNLDLRFTPAFRYQLRGRLEQRMGQGRLHLGGDVSGASSYNIALCNEPQHRVTDATMANAQIGYDLDDWSFTLSATNLTDNRFNTGSVGTIGYPMEPRQVQFAVRRRF, encoded by the coding sequence GTGAATCCGTCCGTTCGGCGCAGCCGCTCCGCGTTCGCAATTGCCGCTACGGCTTTCGTCGTTCCCGCCGCCCACGCGCAGGAAGCTGCGCCGGAGGTTCCCGGCGATATCGTGGTCACTGCCCAGCGCCGCGAGCAAAAGCTTCAGGAGGTTCCGGCCGCAGTCACCGCGCTCGTCGCGGCGGAGATCGACGATGCCGACATCCGCAGCCTTGACCGGATCGGCGCCTATGTCCCCAATCTCTATCTGGCGCGCAATTTCGGCACCACGTCGGGTGCGCTGGTCTTCCTGCGTGGCGTGGGCGAGGGCGATTCGATCTTCACCAACGATCCGCCGGTCGGCGTCTATGTCGACGACGTGATCCTGCCGCGCGCGACCGGGGCGCTGCTCGACCTGATCGATGTCGAGCGGCTCGAGGTACTGCGCGGGCCGCAGGGCACGCTTTACGGCCGCAACACCAGTGGCGGCGCGTTGAAAGTCGTCACCCGCCGGCCGAGTTTCGACCGCGTCGGCGGCGTCGCCGACCTCACGCTCGGCACCTATCGCCGAGTCGACGCGCGCGCGACGCTCAACCTGCCGCTGGCGAGCGATCTCGCAGTGCGCGTATCGGGCATCTCGCGCAACCAGCGCGGGTGGGGCCGTAACCTTACCGACAATGCGGTCGTCAATGGCCAGAGCCTGCACGGCGGGCGTATCGCCTTGCTGTGGGAGCCCAGCGCGACGCTGAGCATCTTCGCCACCGCCGACAAGAGCATCGAGCGCTCGACTCCGCGATTTCCCCAGCAATTTCTTGCCGATCCGGCCGCTCCGGGCCGTTTCACCAATGATTTCGCCACGCCTGGCGGCGATATCGACCATTTCCGCTCGGCCGACACCGATCCGCTCAACAAGACCGACACCGGCGGCGCGATGCTCCGCGCCGATCTCGCGCTGGGTGGCGCCACGCTGTCGTCGATCACCGGCTATCGGTCGCTGCGCTCACGGATCGGGTTCGACCAGACCGCCAATGCCCCCGGCGTCGGCAGCAACGTCATTCTGCTGCAGGACCAAAAGCAGCACAGCATCAGTCAAGAGCTCCAGCTCGCCGGCAGCGCCTTTTCGGGCCGTGTCGACCTGCTCGCCGGGCTCTTCTATTTCAACGAGCACAACGCGCAGCTTACCGCGGTGAGCTTCGCCAGCCCGGCGGGTACCTCGGGACGGTTCGTCACCGACGACTTCTTCGTCGCGCCCTCGCGCGGCGCCTCGCCCACCGGCAATTGGTCGCCCTATCGTCCGATGCTCGATACCGACAGCGTCTCGGCCTTCGCCTCGGCGACTGCCCGGATCGGCGCGCACGCCAGCGTCACCGCCGGTCTGCGCTACACCGACGAGCGCAAGCGCTACGACGTCCGCTTCCTCACCACGCCCGATACGGTGCTGGTGCTGCCCGACGGGCGCCGCGCCGAGCGACTGTTGTCCAAGCGCTGGAACGATCTGTCGCCGCGGCTCGCTGCCGATTACCGGCTCGAAGGGCAGGGGTGGCAGGCGCTGGTCTATGCCTCGGCGGCCAAGGGCTTCCGCAGCGGCAGCTTCGACGGGCGCGCGCGTAACATCGATTTCGTCCTCAATCGCCAAGGCGCGATCGCCCCCGAAAGCGTGTGGAGCTACGAAGGCGGGATCAAGTCCGACTGGTGGGGTCGGCGCCTGACGATCAACCTCGCCTATTTCGTCAACGACTATACCGATATCGCCTTCTCGGCGGCGCGCGCCAATTCCTCGCCTCCCGAGATCTTCCGCCAGAATGTCGGCGATGCGCGAATCCAGGGGCTCGAGGCCGAGTGGAGCCTCCGGCCGCTCAGCGGTATCGAGGTCGGCGGCTGGGTCGCCACGCTCGACGATCGGTTCACGCGATTGAAGTCGAGCCCGGGCTGCACGGCATTCGTACGCGACGAACGCAACCTGGACCTCCGCTTCACCCCCGCTTTCCGCTATCAGCTCCGCGGGCGGCTTGAGCAGCGCATGGGGCAGGGGCGGCTGCACCTCGGCGGCGATGTCAGCGGCGCCTCGTCCTACAACATCGCGCTGTGCAACGAGCCGCAGCACCGCGTGACCGACGCGACGATGGCGAACGCCCAGATCGGCTACGACCTGGACGATTGGTCGTTCACGCTTTCCGCGACCAACCTCACCGACAATCGCTTCAACACCGGCAGCGTCGGAACGATCGGTTATCCGATGGAGCCCCGCCAGGTGCAGTTCGCGGTACGCCGGCGGTTCTAG
- the hemN gene encoding oxygen-independent coproporphyrinogen III oxidase, producing MWNYHPALLARPVPRYTSYPTAAEFGDSVGHADMAIALDAIGAEERVSLYIHIPYCREICWYCGCNTGAANRTGRLAAYLDRLDEEIDLLVDRLGGRGRVGRIAFGGGSPNAIPTTAFASLVERVVTRLRCGDPVLSVEIDPRGFDAEWAAVLEATGTTRVSLGVQTFDPAIQAGIGRVQPGEDIERTVELLRRAGVSSINFDLMYGLPGQDEVSLAATLETALAIAPDRLAVFGYAHVPHMIPRQRRIDASALPDAAARFAQAAQAHETLTGAGYRAIGFDHFARPGDAIAQAVDDGTLRRNFQGFTEDPAEVLIGLGASSISAFPDRLLQNEKNTGRYHLAIGAGRFATSRGLLRTAEDRVRGSAITSILTSGAADLSDIPGFEGIRARLAPFEDEGLLDWQGRRVTLAGAALPYARAIAATLDAYRQEGHRFSSAV from the coding sequence ATGTGGAACTATCATCCCGCGCTGCTCGCACGCCCGGTCCCGCGCTATACGAGCTATCCCACCGCCGCCGAGTTCGGCGACAGCGTCGGCCATGCCGACATGGCGATCGCGCTCGACGCGATCGGCGCGGAGGAGCGCGTCTCGCTCTATATCCACATCCCCTATTGCCGCGAGATCTGCTGGTATTGCGGGTGCAACACCGGCGCCGCCAACCGCACCGGCCGGCTCGCCGCCTATCTGGATAGGCTCGACGAGGAGATCGACCTGCTTGTCGATCGGCTTGGCGGGCGCGGGCGGGTCGGGCGGATCGCGTTCGGCGGCGGCAGCCCCAACGCCATTCCCACCACTGCGTTCGCTTCGCTGGTCGAGCGCGTGGTGACGCGGCTGCGCTGCGGCGATCCGGTGCTTTCGGTGGAGATCGATCCGCGCGGGTTCGACGCCGAATGGGCTGCGGTGCTCGAAGCGACCGGCACGACGCGCGTCAGCCTCGGCGTCCAGACCTTCGATCCGGCGATCCAGGCCGGGATCGGCCGCGTCCAGCCGGGCGAGGATATCGAGCGCACCGTCGAACTGCTCCGCCGCGCCGGGGTCAGCTCGATCAACTTCGACCTGATGTATGGCCTCCCCGGACAGGACGAGGTAAGCCTCGCCGCGACGCTGGAGACAGCGCTGGCGATAGCCCCCGATCGGCTTGCGGTGTTCGGCTATGCCCATGTCCCGCACATGATCCCTCGCCAGCGCCGGATCGACGCCTCGGCGCTGCCCGACGCCGCCGCGCGCTTCGCCCAGGCTGCGCAGGCGCACGAGACGCTGACCGGCGCCGGCTATCGCGCGATCGGCTTCGATCACTTCGCCAGACCCGGCGATGCCATCGCGCAGGCGGTGGATGACGGCACGCTCCGCCGCAATTTCCAAGGCTTCACCGAAGACCCGGCCGAAGTGCTGATCGGCCTCGGCGCCAGCTCGATCAGCGCCTTTCCAGACCGGCTGCTCCAGAACGAGAAGAATACCGGACGCTACCATCTAGCGATCGGCGCCGGCCGCTTCGCCACCTCGCGCGGGCTGCTGCGCACCGCCGAGGATCGCGTCCGCGGCAGTGCGATCACCTCGATCCTCACGTCGGGCGCCGCCGACCTGTCCGATATCCCGGGCTTCGAAGGCATCCGTGCGCGCCTCGCCCCGTTCGAGGACGAAGGGCTGCTGGATTGGCAGGGCAGGCGGGTGACGCTTGCCGGAGCGGCGCTGCCCTATGCCCGCGCGATCGCCGCGACGCTCGACGCCTATCGCCAGGAAGGGCATCGCTTCAGCAGTGCGGTGTGA
- a CDS encoding Crp/Fnr family transcriptional regulator: MIHQDICSDCAVRDQALCGSLDDRELIALNRLGQRRRVVRGESIIWAGEESVICANLLSGVLKLVASTSDGREQIVGLLYPADFVGQPYEGEADFTITAVTDAELCVFPRAPFERVLEDHGRMEKLLLQRTLQALRDARAQMLTLARKSAPEKVAGFVRDMAARAGSNSCRATPGGPVTFDLPLTRGQIADVLGLTIETVSRQLTRLKTAGVIRLSGTRAVTILDAAALEGQAEPA; encoded by the coding sequence ATGATTCACCAGGACATCTGCTCCGACTGCGCCGTCCGCGACCAGGCCTTGTGCGGTAGCCTCGACGACCGGGAATTGATCGCGCTCAACCGGCTCGGCCAGCGCCGCCGCGTCGTCCGCGGCGAGAGCATCATCTGGGCGGGTGAGGAGAGCGTGATCTGCGCCAACCTGCTTTCAGGCGTGCTCAAGCTCGTCGCCTCCACCTCCGACGGCCGCGAGCAGATCGTTGGGCTGCTCTATCCGGCGGACTTCGTCGGCCAGCCCTATGAGGGCGAAGCCGATTTCACGATCACCGCGGTGACCGACGCCGAGCTGTGCGTCTTCCCCCGCGCGCCGTTCGAGCGGGTGCTCGAGGATCACGGGCGGATGGAAAAGCTGCTGCTCCAGCGCACGCTCCAGGCGCTACGCGACGCGCGCGCGCAGATGCTCACCCTCGCGCGCAAGTCAGCACCGGAGAAGGTCGCCGGCTTCGTCCGCGACATGGCAGCGCGCGCCGGCTCCAATTCGTGCCGTGCGACGCCCGGAGGCCCGGTGACTTTCGACTTGCCGCTCACCCGCGGCCAGATCGCCGATGTGCTGGGGCTGACGATCGAGACGGTCAGCCGCCAGCTCACCCGCCTGAAGACCGCCGGCGTGATCCGCCTCTCGGGCACCCGCGCCGTCACTATCCTCGACGCCGCCGCGCTCGAGGGCCAGGCCGAACCCGCCTGA
- a CDS encoding helix-turn-helix domain-containing protein, with translation MTTTVSPRVEADELAADYSPEATDKSDSPIARLTPAQLACLRLLPSHGTFKCIAQQLQISPGTVAQHITEARRRLGDVSRFEAASMVAEWDAGHPPKSYIRSPAIDPDPDSAILDVPLPKAEAPWPARSLREATISFRPGDGIETLGSARLFFRLWIKSLVDDLTGPDRTRGTFRLALVIAIITLALVAVGNTVQVTLQTYANS, from the coding sequence ATGACCACCACCGTTTCGCCCCGAGTCGAAGCCGACGAACTGGCCGCGGACTATTCGCCGGAGGCGACGGACAAATCCGATTCGCCGATCGCCCGGCTCACCCCGGCGCAGCTCGCCTGCCTGCGGCTGCTGCCTTCGCACGGCACGTTCAAGTGCATCGCGCAGCAACTCCAGATCTCCCCCGGCACGGTGGCGCAGCATATCACCGAGGCGCGGCGCAGGCTGGGTGACGTCTCGCGCTTCGAGGCGGCCTCGATGGTCGCCGAGTGGGACGCAGGGCATCCCCCCAAATCATATATACGATCGCCAGCCATTGATCCGGACCCCGATTCGGCGATTTTGGATGTGCCGCTGCCAAAAGCAGAGGCGCCGTGGCCGGCCCGATCGTTGAGGGAAGCGACCATCTCCTTTCGACCCGGGGATGGTATCGAGACGCTAGGGTCGGCCCGGCTATTTTTTCGATTGTGGATCAAGAGCCTGGTCGATGATCTGACGGGACCGGACCGGACCCGGGGGACGTTCAGGCTGGCGCTGGTGATTGCGATCATCACGCTGGCGCTGGTCGCCGTCGGCAATACCGTGCAGGTCACGCTTCAGACCTACGCCAACTCCTGA